Proteins encoded within one genomic window of Brachybacterium sp. P6-10-X1:
- the hpf gene encoding ribosome hibernation-promoting factor, HPF/YfiA family, with the protein MEINVVGRHMDVPDRFRRHLTDKLDKVTQFAPAALRVDVEVSQEKNPRQAELSDRVELTVHDNGSVIRSEARADDLFGALDIAYGKLLERLRRARDRRKDHRRGRDRSHQGPGASVRTMPADQDLPAALQETPSEPAAPSQEPETSASSETDLAEAGSPVVIRQKKHRATPMGVDDALYQMELVGHDFFLFVDAESGNPKVVYRRKGWNYGVIELDAALQPS; encoded by the coding sequence CCGGACCGATTCCGTCGCCACCTCACCGACAAGCTCGACAAGGTCACCCAGTTCGCGCCCGCTGCGCTGCGCGTGGACGTGGAGGTCTCTCAGGAGAAGAACCCCAGGCAGGCCGAGCTCAGCGACCGCGTCGAGCTCACCGTGCACGACAACGGTTCCGTGATCCGCTCGGAGGCCAGGGCCGATGACCTCTTCGGCGCCCTGGACATCGCCTACGGCAAGCTGCTGGAACGTCTTCGTCGCGCTCGGGACCGGCGCAAGGACCACCGCCGCGGCCGCGACCGCTCCCATCAGGGGCCGGGGGCGAGCGTGCGCACGATGCCCGCCGACCAGGACCTGCCCGCAGCGCTCCAGGAGACCCCGTCGGAGCCCGCTGCCCCGTCGCAGGAACCCGAGACGTCGGCGTCGTCCGAGACGGACCTCGCCGAGGCCGGCAGCCCGGTCGTGATCCGCCAGAAGAAGCATCGGGCCACCCCGATGGGAGTCGACGACGCCCTCTACCAGATGGAGCTCGTCGGCCACGACTTCTTCCTCTTCGTCGACGCGGAGTCCGGAAATCCCAAGGTCGTCTACCGGCGCAAGGGCTGGAACTACGGCGTCATCGAGCTCGACGCGGCCCTCCAGCCGTCCTGA